The Aeoliella mucimassa genome includes the window CGGCATCGATGTCGGCTCCAAACTCACCACTGCTGGCAGTAAGTTTGGCTTGCTTCGTATCTACAAAGAAAGGACCGTAGTCATTGGGAACATAAGCGGCCAAGCGTCCTTGCGAGAGACTCACGGTCTGGCCATCGACGATTCCGATGGCGGCGGGGCCTTGCACAACAATTCGCGCTCCGCATGCGAACATGATCTCAGCCAATCCCTCTTGAAGTTCCAGCTGGGTGCCGCGGAGGAAGTAACTATTCTCAATAATGACGGGACTACTCCCGCCCCACCTGGCACCGACCGCTCCGTAAAGCTTCGCCTCAATCAAAGGATTAAGCGTTTGTGCTTCACCAGAACTAGCAAAGGTACCCCCCGAAGAATCCGACGGGGGCCACCAAGAGTGCGCCCCTCCCCATACAGCGACTGCAATCACCGCAGCAACGCTAGCCATCGCAGCAAAGATCGCACTGCGAATGCGACGACCAGAGACTTTAGATTGGTTTCGCTGAGCGATCTGATGTTCTCCAGGAGGGACATCCGAGTCCTCCGATGCGTCACTCGACTCGAGCAGCCCTTCCTGCTGACCATCCGTCGCCAGGGCGAAGCCTCGAATGCCTGCCTGCAGATCCATATAACGAACATAAACCTGTTGAGCGGCTTGATTCTCCGTGAGCACGGTCTCAAGCTCTCGCTGCTCTTCGCTACTTAGACCAGCGTCGCACAACTCGTCCAACAGTTGTAGCAGGCGCTGGTGCTCCTCGTGAGTTAATGGTTTCACGATACCCTCCTAACCTGCAAGTCCGTTGGAAGAAACACACTCTTGAAGAGTCCGCCGAATTCGATTGAGTGCTTTGTACAATGTATTGACTGGCCGCGATAACAACTCCGCGGCATTTCGAATGGTGGTAGCTGTAGGTCCGTAGCAATGCTGCAATATTCGTCGATCCGATTCCCGTAGCTGCTTTATGCATTCCTGCAGCCGCTCGCGACGCCATTCGAGGTCTTCGGTCAAGGTGGAATTCACTTCCGCAAGCGTATCGACCAAGTCATCGCTAAACATCAACCGATCACTTTGCTGCCGACGCCGAAAGTTCTTTACTTCAAACCGCGCAACCTGCATGGCCCATGAGCGAAAATTGGATCCCGGTTCAAACGAATCGAACTTCTGCCAAAGTACAACGCGAGTACGCTGGACTACGTCTTCCGCATCCGGCCAATGGGGAAGCAGCGCATAGACCAACGTCATCAGATCCGATTCGCAGCCAGCAAGCAGACGATTAAACGCTGCAATTTGTCCAGCCGGGCGATCGGGAGCAGGGCGCGGTGATTCGTTTGCCAAACTCGTAAGACGGTGCATGAAGGGAATCGATTGAAGGAAGTAGCGCCTGCTTCTTGCTCACCTACTAACGTAAACACTGGCAGTAAATTGGTATCGGGCCGAACGCAACTATTTTAATATTTTGCAGTCAACAGCTCGTATCCTCTTTCACAGCAACACTTTACAGCACAGGGGAAGCTGATATTTTTCAGGTATTTTCTTCCGTCCTACGAGCGAGATGCGGCGATGCTGACAATTGCCAGAGCTTCACCAAAGCTGACTTTTTGGAACGTCCGCTCCTATTCATGGTAAAAAGGTCGCACGCGTGTGCTGTGTATTGAGCTGCCTTGCCTACCGATCACCTGATGACTTCTTATCTTCTGCACGATGAACGATCCGACTTCCAAATCGACGATTCGCCGCGACCAGACGATCGACGACATCTGCGACCGATTTGAGCACGCCTGGAAACAGGGAGAACGCCCCGCGCTGGAAGCGTTTCTTACCGAAGCGAGCGAATCGCTGCATCCACGTCTGGCGGGTGAGTTGTGGGCGATCGAGTGTCATTACGATCCGGAATTGCACAGCGGTGCGAAAGCGGCCGCCGCACTGGCCGAGCGTCATCCTTCCCTGGCGCCGATGATGCTCGATCCCTCCACGATGATCCGCCCTGAAGCGGACTTTGATAAATCAAGCAATAGAACGATCTCTGCCGTCGAAGAGGGCGGGCTGCATATTCGTTGCCCCCACTGCAGCAATCCTGTTGAGCTGCTTTCCAACGCGGCCGTCGACGACGTGGCCTG containing:
- a CDS encoding sigma-70 family RNA polymerase sigma factor translates to MHRLTSLANESPRPAPDRPAGQIAAFNRLLAGCESDLMTLVYALLPHWPDAEDVVQRTRVVLWQKFDSFEPGSNFRSWAMQVARFEVKNFRRRQQSDRLMFSDDLVDTLAEVNSTLTEDLEWRRERLQECIKQLRESDRRILQHCYGPTATTIRNAAELLSRPVNTLYKALNRIRRTLQECVSSNGLAG